A single Methanocaldococcus bathoardescens DNA region contains:
- a CDS encoding DUF531 domain-containing protein, with protein MKKLKRMTLILYNSYDKTRWHEAHKRAIARAAPICYAFDCNLAIMDFPCEMEDILNIKTTIGNSGEYLEKLIEKNRFFIVDKFLPQFGIPIASTSKPDEKKVITPLDTAYLLKKKPVGIYVGLGRHGLPKDIMESCTYHLDITEKRVSLETCTAIGCIPAVIYCHTKYL; from the coding sequence ATGAAAAAGTTAAAGAGGATGACCTTAATTTTATACAACTCTTATGATAAAACAAGATGGCATGAGGCTCATAAAAGAGCTATAGCAAGAGCAGCTCCAATATGTTATGCGTTTGATTGCAACTTGGCTATAATGGATTTTCCATGTGAAATGGAAGATATTTTAAATATAAAAACAACCATTGGTAATTCTGGAGAATACTTGGAGAAATTAATTGAAAAAAATAGATTTTTTATTGTTGATAAATTTCTTCCTCAATTTGGAATTCCAATTGCTTCAACTTCTAAGCCAGATGAAAAAAAGGTTATAACCCCATTAGATACTGCCTATTTATTAAAGAAAAAGCCAGTTGGGATATATGTTGGACTTGGAAGGCATGGGTTACCAAAAGATATAATGGAATCATGCACTTACCATTTAGATATTACTGAAAAGAGGGTGTCTTTAGAAACTTGCACAGCCATTGGCTGTATTCCAGCTGTTATATACTGTCACACTAAATATCTCTGA
- the ahaH gene encoding ATP synthase archaeal subunit H, producing MSVSVMDAIKEVKLAEEQAVKEIEEAKNRAEQIKAEAIEEAKKLIAETEEEAKKLVEEMIKKAEEEAKKEAEKIIEDTEKEVKEIISIAKVKILSLKLSEILEI from the coding sequence ATGAGTGTTAGTGTTATGGATGCAATAAAAGAGGTAAAATTAGCTGAAGAGCAGGCAGTTAAGGAAATAGAAGAAGCAAAAAATAGAGCTGAGCAGATAAAGGCAGAAGCAATTGAAGAAGCAAAAAAACTTATTGCTGAAACTGAAGAGGAAGCAAAAAAACTTGTTGAAGAAATGATTAAAAAAGCAGAGGAAGAGGCAAAAAAAGAAGCTGAAAAGATTATTGAAGATACAGAAAAAGAGGTAAAAGAGATTATATCAATCGCTAAGGTTAAGATACTCTCGTTGAAGTTATCAGAGATTCTTGAAATCTAA
- a CDS encoding V-type ATP synthase subunit I, protein MKKLKAVILDEKIDNVVRSLHEAGIVELCDLSEKLEDLEWKTLLSPSSSADYVRNVTTLMIRAGRVLDMFSSVSQKETSIKDILNPKPVEKKKVSFNSYKEVIEYAEKILNEISKEVDGPAEKLSELDNKKSKLLQLREQISYLKGLEFDLKYLGSGEYVFIGAGSVPKERVDELKVELDKVADGYIEVFTGNEFEKDKKIRVPIVFVTLKEKLENVLSEIRKFEFERYDISDVEGTPSEALSKIESELKAMESERNSLVEKLKALAEKWEKELLAVYELLSIEKARGDAYSQFGRTNRTYYIEAWVPARDAEKAKSLIENSADGFAFVEITEPDEPEEKIPVLLDNPKVIKPFEMLTEMYALPKYNEVDPTLLLVPGFLLFYGIMLTDAVYGLLLTLIGLWIWKKMGKVSEGANKLGYILTLAGISTIVMGIITGGYLGDFLLQFLNINIYDYGLALVNPLGESKYIPNGPIAILGFSIAVGVLHLLIGLIVGFMENMKKGNKEEAIFNQGIWIFLILALIIGLLFPVSPIYGISAIIWGAIAVVVILCAIKGFKENGIMGAGLGVMDITGFLGNVLSYARLLALCLATGGLAMAVNIMAKLVGDSIPVIGIIIALLILLLGHAFNFVMNGLGAFIHSLRLHYVEFFSQFYEGGGKKFTPFKANREYTTA, encoded by the coding sequence ATGAAGAAACTAAAAGCGGTGATATTGGATGAAAAAATTGATAATGTTGTAAGAAGCTTGCATGAAGCGGGAATTGTTGAACTCTGTGATTTATCTGAAAAATTGGAAGATTTGGAATGGAAGACATTGTTATCACCATCATCATCAGCTGATTATGTTAGAAATGTTACAACATTGATGATAAGGGCTGGTAGAGTATTGGATATGTTTTCAAGTGTTAGCCAGAAAGAGACAAGTATAAAAGATATTCTAAACCCAAAACCTGTTGAAAAGAAGAAAGTCTCGTTCAACTCTTATAAAGAAGTTATTGAATATGCTGAAAAGATATTAAATGAGATTAGCAAAGAAGTTGATGGACCAGCTGAGAAATTATCAGAGTTGGATAACAAGAAATCCAAGTTGTTGCAGTTGAGAGAGCAAATATCTTACTTAAAAGGTTTAGAGTTTGATTTAAAATATCTTGGCTCTGGAGAGTATGTGTTTATTGGAGCTGGAAGTGTTCCTAAGGAAAGAGTTGATGAATTGAAAGTAGAGCTTGACAAAGTGGCAGATGGATACATTGAAGTATTTACTGGAAATGAATTTGAAAAGGATAAGAAGATTAGAGTTCCAATTGTATTTGTTACATTAAAAGAGAAGCTTGAGAATGTTTTATCAGAGATTAGAAAGTTTGAATTTGAAAGATATGACATAAGTGATGTAGAAGGAACACCAAGTGAGGCATTATCAAAGATAGAAAGTGAATTAAAAGCGATGGAATCAGAAAGAAACAGCTTAGTAGAAAAATTAAAAGCATTGGCAGAGAAATGGGAAAAGGAATTGTTGGCTGTCTATGAATTGTTATCAATAGAAAAAGCAAGAGGAGATGCATATTCACAATTTGGTAGAACAAATAGAACTTACTACATAGAAGCATGGGTTCCTGCAAGAGATGCTGAAAAAGCTAAGAGCTTAATTGAAAACTCAGCAGATGGCTTTGCATTTGTTGAAATAACTGAGCCAGATGAACCAGAAGAGAAAATACCTGTCCTCCTTGACAATCCAAAGGTTATTAAACCATTTGAGATGCTCACAGAGATGTATGCTCTACCAAAATACAATGAAGTTGACCCAACATTATTGTTAGTTCCAGGTTTCTTGCTGTTCTATGGAATTATGCTAACAGATGCAGTTTATGGTTTGCTATTAACTCTAATTGGTTTATGGATTTGGAAGAAGATGGGTAAAGTTAGTGAAGGAGCTAACAAACTTGGTTATATCTTAACATTGGCTGGAATCTCAACAATTGTAATGGGTATTATAACAGGAGGTTACTTAGGGGACTTCTTATTACAGTTCTTGAATATAAATATCTACGACTACGGATTAGCGTTAGTTAACCCATTGGGAGAGAGTAAATACATTCCAAATGGTCCAATAGCAATATTAGGATTCTCTATAGCTGTTGGGGTCTTGCATCTATTGATTGGATTGATAGTTGGATTTATGGAAAATATGAAAAAAGGTAATAAAGAAGAGGCAATATTCAATCAAGGAATTTGGATATTCTTAATATTGGCATTGATTATTGGATTATTATTCCCAGTAAGCCCAATATATGGAATATCAGCAATAATATGGGGAGCTATAGCTGTTGTTGTAATACTATGTGCAATTAAAGGATTCAAAGAAAATGGAATTATGGGAGCTGGTTTAGGAGTTATGGATATAACAGGATTCTTAGGAAACGTGTTATCTTACGCAAGATTGTTGGCTCTCTGTTTAGCTACTGGAGGTTTAGCAATGGCAGTAAACATTATGGCTAAGCTTGTTGGAGATTCCATTCCAGTAATTGGAATAATAATTGCTCTGCTCATACTATTACTTGGGCATGCATT